A stretch of the Leptidea sinapis chromosome 17, ilLepSina1.1, whole genome shotgun sequence genome encodes the following:
- the LOC126969003 gene encoding mitochondrial import inner membrane translocase subunit Tim21: protein MSTITKVLTILRSTKKFDAFNDFGLRLSGTGTTLPRISMIRCYSSKESGIAKSEANGHSEVSRDVKPIGEKIKETTKTVSYTGIILVGVGVTGVIFYYVFRELFSSNSPNSIYSEALEKCKNDPRIEDALGAPIKGYGEETSRRRRTHVSHAIYEKDGINHMRMRFYIQGVRNKGVVELDMKQNENGKYMCRYLLVVLDDYSGKTFIIEDNRAELDATPEQFERQLPTLTLTQ, encoded by the exons ATGAGTACAATAACGAAGGTTTTAACTATTCTAAGAAGTACTAAAAAGTTTGATGCTTTCAATGACTTTGGTTTACGTTTATCTGGAACAGGAACCACTTTGCCCAGAATTTCAATGATACGTTGTTATAGTTCGAAAGAGAGTGGTATAGCAAAAAGTGAAGCCAACGGACATAGTGAAGTGTCTAGAGATGTAAAACCTATTGGGGAGAAAATAAAAGAGACCACGAAAACAGTATCATATACTGGGATAATATTAGTTGGGGTTGGAGTGACCggcgttattttttattacgtaTTTAGAGAATTATTTTCTAGCAACAGCCCCAATAGTATATATTCGGAAGCACTTGAAAAGTGCAAAAAT gaTCCAAGAATTGAAGATGCATTAGGTGCTCCTATCAAAGGTTATGGTGAGGAAACATCAAGGAGAAGAAGAACTCATGTTAGTCATGCAATATATGAAAAGGATGGAATTAATCACATGAGAATGAGGTTCTACATTCAAGGAGTTAGAAACAAAGGTGTTGTTGAACTTGATATGAAACAG AATGAAAATGGGAAATATATGTGCAGATACCTGCTTGTAGTCCTAGACGACTACAGtggaaaaacatttattattgaaGATAATAGAGCGGAACTTGATGCCACACCAGAACAATTTGAAAGACAACTACCTACGCTTACATTGACACAATGA
- the LOC126968976 gene encoding transmembrane protein 231 isoform X2 produces MKALPMNNQEYCSEVQIEEYDYNKDRKVDMINFKLSLNIPIEHTLSSITLLIGLDLYLTTICPLQMQSVALINKDFAAPSNRLAYYGNLELYQTSHLPCRRNFIDTTYNVSIFNIDNRQQTNIQDFIVQNYVDREVIYRANPLYIKHQIGNTRTMDIEIYLKVPETKVLYIPSILQELRWAWPQYLSLVLVLYWLFDKIKRFVFNHRLLMAWEIVPWKKINKEI; encoded by the exons ATGAAAGCGTTGCCAATGAATAATCAGGAATACTGTTCTGAAGTacag ATTGAAGAATATGACTATAACAAGGATAGGAAAGTCGATATGATAAACtttaagttaagtttaaatATACCTATAGAACATACTTTGTCATCGATTACATTGCTTATAGGCTTAGATTTATATTTAACG ACAATATGTCCATTACAAATGCAAAGTGTAGCACTAATTAACAAGGATTTTGCCGCACCATCAAACAGACTCGCATATTATGGGAACCTGGAGCTGTATCAAACATCACACCTGCCATGCCGGAGAAATTTTATAGATACAACATACAATGTATCAATTTTTAACATTGACAATCGTCAACAAACAAATATCCAGGATTTTATCGTACAAAATTATGTAGACAGAGAAG tgaTATATAGGGCCAATCCTTTGTATATAAAACATCAGATTGGCAATACACGTACAATGGacatagaaatatatttgaaagttCCAGAAACAAAAGTGCTATATATACCAAGTATATTACAAGAATTAAGATGGGCCTGGCCTCAATATCTTTCGTTGGTTCTCGTATTATATTGGTTATTTGACAAAATCAAAAGATTTGTTTTTAATCACCGCTTACTAATGGCTTGGGAGATTGTACCTtggaagaaaataaataaagaaatttaa
- the LOC126968976 gene encoding transmembrane protein 231 isoform X1 yields the protein MGLFKMYSDAVVIEYKSYFLSRAMLFTLLTTILNIVLPFLIAHKSRGFWLKSNYFYEQPTVRSTYEYLFIGDTEDASFSIVCGEMKALPMNNQEYCSEVQIEEYDYNKDRKVDMINFKLSLNIPIEHTLSSITLLIGLDLYLTTICPLQMQSVALINKDFAAPSNRLAYYGNLELYQTSHLPCRRNFIDTTYNVSIFNIDNRQQTNIQDFIVQNYVDREVIYRANPLYIKHQIGNTRTMDIEIYLKVPETKVLYIPSILQELRWAWPQYLSLVLVLYWLFDKIKRFVFNHRLLMAWEIVPWKKINKEI from the exons ATGGGGTTATTTAAGATGTACAGTGACGCTGTGGTAAtagaatacaaaagttattttctTTCAAGGGCTATGTTGTTTACATTATTGACAACGATTTTAAATATAGTGTTACCATTTCTCATCGCTCATAAAAGCCGAG GTTTTTGGCTGAAGTCAAACTATTTCTATGAGCAACCAACTGTGCGTTCAACATATGAGTATTTGTTTATCGGTGATACTGAAGATGCAAGCTTTAGCATTGTGTGTGGTGAAATGAAAGCGTTGCCAATGAATAATCAGGAATACTGTTCTGAAGTacag ATTGAAGAATATGACTATAACAAGGATAGGAAAGTCGATATGATAAACtttaagttaagtttaaatATACCTATAGAACATACTTTGTCATCGATTACATTGCTTATAGGCTTAGATTTATATTTAACG ACAATATGTCCATTACAAATGCAAAGTGTAGCACTAATTAACAAGGATTTTGCCGCACCATCAAACAGACTCGCATATTATGGGAACCTGGAGCTGTATCAAACATCACACCTGCCATGCCGGAGAAATTTTATAGATACAACATACAATGTATCAATTTTTAACATTGACAATCGTCAACAAACAAATATCCAGGATTTTATCGTACAAAATTATGTAGACAGAGAAG tgaTATATAGGGCCAATCCTTTGTATATAAAACATCAGATTGGCAATACACGTACAATGGacatagaaatatatttgaaagttCCAGAAACAAAAGTGCTATATATACCAAGTATATTACAAGAATTAAGATGGGCCTGGCCTCAATATCTTTCGTTGGTTCTCGTATTATATTGGTTATTTGACAAAATCAAAAGATTTGTTTTTAATCACCGCTTACTAATGGCTTGGGAGATTGTACCTtggaagaaaataaataaagaaatttaa
- the LOC126968895 gene encoding hemocyte protein-glutamine gamma-glutamyltransferase-like, translating to MAAIEKPNVDKTPSIMTSSITGMGLGGITGLATALNTLTCNCEQQLSIAGMAVNYVPGLSSNYNISSFCHRPGQTRRWPMQRAGPTAQCKVGRSHSAGALHRLKHSSRNSPNTQYAHNLICKLVDQNERRRRLDSMELIPQCFFSQDPLKVELTEFYSKENSKDHHTEQYDLVHDKIFPSPVLRRGQKFLFAVRFDRIADKQLDIIYIVFCNGPKPSITKGTRVVLPVDWNTHQGVFQHPRDVIGSGIGMSVGLPRTQDASTITTSASVGPVNSVRENSNFGVRRSSIGSEQMPVPSSPLSPQPNDKTPTERCCNNQQTAQPQIIPQSAAKPVILSPVSDGEKWSLGIHRLDGNTITFEVYIPATAPIGLWNCWVQTNRQGQRENRNDFKCDEDIYIIFNPWCRDDTVYMENEDSKKEYILNDQGKVWCGTWHQPIGRKWIFGQFDDVVLPACVYLLERSGLEHSERGSPIKICRALSAMVNATTDEDGLMVGRYDNEYKDGVAPHAWTGSVAILERYLTDGGRPVEYGQCWVFSGLIVTLCRALGIPCRSVTNYVSAHDTNRTFTVDKFFDKEGVEVPNGPDEDCYDSCWHFHAWNDVWMQRLDLPQGFGGWQIIDSTPQEETDAIYRCGPASLEAVRRGEIGFQYDTAFVFSELHAEISHFQEVDSSAWGFIKMTSNQNQVGRKVVTKNPTLDDDEGDTDLLDITQDYKPADGNAVDRLSVIAASRGFQRLQQYYDNPNRSQEDVTFDLMDIEIVPYGQPFDCIMNIQNKSTEDRTILCVLTASSCYYTGAVASRLRRAQGELIIRAGQRELLKLHVSPQEYMDKLVDHAMVKVHAMAYVKQTSQAWSDEEAFPLRKPKMQIQARVQPSVGQECTLLFTFQNPLTVHLTDCYFSFEGPGIQRPRQARFRDIKPGELVTYQDKVIPRRQGDIHVVATFSSRQIDDIFGNAVIKVKG from the exons atggCGGCCATCGAAAAGCCTAATGTAGATAAAACGCCTTCCATTATGACATCCAGCATAACGGGCATGGGTCTTGGAGGAATAACAGGGTTAGCCACAGCTCTGAATACTCTTACTTGTAACTGTGAACAGCAACTCTCGATTGCTGGCATGGCGGTTAATTATGTACCTGGATTGTCATCCAACTACAACATTTCCAGTTTCTGCCACCGTCCCGGTCAAACTCGTCGTTGGCCAATGCAGCGAGCTGGACCGACCGCTCAGTGTAAAGTTGGACGATCTCATAGCGCTGGCGCCCTACACAGGCTAAAACATTCATCGAGGAATAGTCCCAATACACAGTACGCGCATAATTTGATATGCAAGCTAGTTGACCAGAACGAGCGTAGAAGACGATTGGATAGCATGGAGCTGATCCCACAATGTTTCTTTTCACAAGACCCGCTAAAAGTGGAACTGACGGAATTTTATTCTAAAGAAAACTCCAAAGATCATCATACTGAACAATATGACTTGGTGCACGATAAAATTTTTCCAAGTCCCGTATTACGTAGAGGGCAAAAGTTCCTGTTTGCAGTCCGATTTGACAGGATAGCTGATAAACAGctagatataatttatattgttttttgtaatg GTCCTAAGCCAAGTATCACCAAAGGAACTCGAGTTGTCTTACCTGTGGACTGGAATACACATCAAGGTGTGTTTCAACATCCTCGTGACGTAATAGGATCAGGAATTGGGATGAGTGTAGGTTTACCACGAACGCAAGATGCTAGTACAATAACAACATCTGCATCTGTTGGTCCAGTCAACAGTGTTCgagaaaattcaaattttgGCGTCCGTCGTAGTTCCATTGGTAGTGAACAAATGCCTGTGCCATCAAGTCCGCTGAGTCCCCAACCGAATGATAAGACACCTACTGAACGATGTTGTAATAATCAGCAAACAGCTCAACCACAAATTATACCACAATCTGCAGCTAAACCTGTAATATTATCTCCTGTGAGCGATGGGGAAAAGTGGAGCTTAGGAATACATCGACTTGATGGAAATACAATAACGTTTGAAGTTTATATCCCAGCAACTGCTCCTATAGGTCTATGGAATTGTTGGGTACAGACCAATCGCCAAGGACAGCGTGAAAATAGAAACGATTTTAAGTGTGACGaagatatttacataatatttaacccTTGGTGTCGTGATGATACTGTTTATATGGAAAACGAGGACTCAAAAAAGGAGTACATTTTGAATGATCAAGGGAAAGTTTGGTGTGGTACATGGCACCAACCAATTGGCCGTAAATGGATATTTGGACAGTTTGATGATGTTGTACTACCAGCATGTGTCTATTTATTGGAACGTAGTGGCTTAGAGCATTCGGAGAGAGGAAGTCCTATTAAAATTTGCAGAGCATTATCTGCAATG GTAAATGCAACAACTGACGAAGATGGTCTCATGGTGGGACGGTATGACAATGAATATAAAGATGGTGTAGCACCTCATGCTTGGACGGGCTCAGTAGCTATTCTTGAACGGTATTTAACAGATGGAGGCCGCCCCGTTGAATACGGCCAATGCTGGGTGTTTTCAGGGTTGATAGTTACTCTATGTAGAGCATTAG gtATTCCATGTCGTTCAGTGACAAATTATGTGTCTGCGCATGACACGAATCGTACATTTACAGTTGACAAATTTTTTGATAAAGAAGGTGTTGAAGTACCGAATGGTCCTGATGAAGACTGCTATGATTCTTGTTGGCACTTTCACGCTTGGAATGACGTATGGATGCAAAGACTTGATTTGCCACAag GTTTTGGTGGATGGCAGATAATTGACTCGACACCACAAGAAGAAACTGATGCAATATATCGTTGTGGACCAGCTAGCCTAGAGGCTGTTCGTCGAGGAGAGATTGGCTTTCAGTATGATACCGCTTTTGTGTTTTCTGAACTTCATGCTGAAATATCACATTTCCAAGAAGTAGATAGCTCGGCCTggggttttattaaaatgactTCAAATCAGAACCA AGTTGGTCGCAAGGTTGTTACAAAAAATCCTACCTTGGATGATGACGAAGGTGACACCGATCTTCTCGATATAACGCAAGATTATAAGCCTGCAGACGGAAATGCGGTTGATCGGCTTTCGGTGATTGCTGCTAGTCGTGGTTTCCAGAGACTTCAGCAGTACTATGACAACCCTAATCGTAGCCAGGAAGATGTGACTTTTGATCTGATGGATATAGAAATTGTACCATATGGACAACCATTTGACTGTATTATGAatatacag aatAAATCCACAGAAGATCGAACAATATTATGCGTTTTGACTGCATCGTCTTGTTATTATACTGGAGCAGTAGCTTCCCGGCTGCGAAGAGCCCAAGGAGAATTGATCATAAGAGCTGGACAACGAGAACTATTAAAGCTACATGTCTCGCCTCAGGAGTATATGGATAAACTAGTCGACCATGCGATGGTTAAGGTTCACGCAATGGCTTACGTAAAACAGACTAGCCAAGCATGGTccgatgaagaggcgtttccaTTGCGTAAACCGAAGATGCAAATTCAG GCCAGAGTCCAGCCTTCTGTTGGCCAGGAGTGTACATTGCTGTTTACTTTCCAAAATCCACTGACCGTACATCTGACTGATTGCTACTTCTCCTTTGAGGGTCCTGGAATTCAAAGGCCTCGCCAG GCACGGTTCCGTGATATCAAGCCTGGCGAGCTGGTCACGTACCAGGATAAGGTAATTCCCCGCCGTCAAGGGGATATTCACGTTGTTGCGACATTCTCGTCCCGCCAAATCGACGATATATTCGGGAACGCGGTGATCAAAGTAAAAGGCTAA